The following proteins are co-located in the Frigidibacter mobilis genome:
- a CDS encoding iron-siderophore ABC transporter substrate-binding protein, protein MPTLFHLCRAGLAIAFASLATGAAAQDFPLTIEHAFGTTTIPDRPVRVATVAWANHEVPLALGVVPVGFARANFGDDDGDGVLPWVAERLAELGAETPPLFDEGDGIDFEAVAATRPDVILAAYSGLSQAEYDTLSEIAPVVPYRTAPWATDWREMIRLNGTAIGKAAEGEALIGRIEAEIAEVAARHPEIGGKSAMFVTHLDIRDLSIIRFYTANDTRVKFFEDLGMVSPASVREASGGGGFSGEMSAERIDAFDDVDIVVTYGGAALFDSVRKNLLTSRMKTVETGAVVLLGNDPIGTAANPTPLSISWVLEEYAALLAEAARRAE, encoded by the coding sequence ATGCCCACCCTCTTCCATCTGTGCCGCGCCGGGCTTGCCATTGCGTTTGCCTCGCTGGCCACCGGCGCCGCGGCGCAGGACTTTCCGCTGACCATCGAGCACGCCTTCGGCACGACCACGATCCCGGATCGCCCCGTCCGCGTCGCCACCGTCGCCTGGGCCAACCACGAGGTGCCGCTGGCGCTTGGCGTCGTGCCCGTCGGCTTTGCCCGCGCCAATTTCGGCGATGACGATGGCGACGGGGTGCTGCCTTGGGTCGCGGAACGCCTCGCCGAACTGGGCGCGGAGACCCCGCCCCTCTTCGACGAAGGCGACGGCATCGACTTCGAGGCGGTCGCCGCCACCCGGCCCGACGTGATCCTTGCCGCCTATTCCGGCCTCAGCCAGGCCGAATATGACACGCTCAGCGAGATCGCCCCGGTCGTACCCTACCGCACCGCCCCCTGGGCGACCGACTGGCGCGAGATGATCCGCCTGAACGGCACCGCCATCGGCAAGGCCGCCGAGGGCGAGGCACTGATCGGCCGGATCGAGGCCGAGATCGCCGAAGTCGCCGCCCGCCACCCCGAAATCGGCGGCAAGTCGGCGATGTTCGTCACCCATCTCGACATCCGCGACCTCAGCATCATCCGCTTCTACACGGCCAACGACACCCGGGTGAAGTTCTTCGAGGATCTGGGCATGGTCTCTCCCGCCTCGGTGCGCGAGGCGAGCGGAGGCGGGGGTTTCTCGGGCGAGATGAGCGCCGAGCGGATCGACGCCTTCGACGACGTGGATATCGTCGTGACCTATGGCGGGGCGGCACTCTTCGATAGCGTCCGCAAGAACCTGCTGACCTCGCGGATGAAGACGGTGGAAACCGGCGCCGTGGTGCTGCTGGGGAATGATCCGATCGGCACCGCCGCCAACCCGACGCCGCTGTCGATCTCCTGGGTGCTGGAGGAGTACGCCGCCCTGCTGGCCGAGGCGGCGCGCAGGGCCGAATGA
- a CDS encoding TonB-dependent siderophore receptor produces MPLTLATAPRHLSRPRCPAALLLGCTALVALPMAAAAQQEGEAYRLAPIIVDMGVQADDDAASIVAQELWVGGKVATSLLDTPASVSVVTQKEMTQRDAGTTEEVLQYTGGIVTDYYGSDDRNDYFLVRGYQASTYRDGLTLGSMRGVREEPYAFERVEVLKGANSTLFGVSDPGGSVNFVTKTPKFARFGEVYGQVGSFEQAEIGFDFGDTLNADQTVAYRLTGKVRDSELEYDHSRDDETFVMGGVAWAPTDDTRLSVMFDHLKRDGTPNSGGYPLDREYDRGDFFGEPDYNDHDVERSTLTALLTHEFGGGLSLRANLRYSDLTDDFGYVYLYDFEGRTGDELSRYYFGTDSTAEELIGNVIVQYDTSFGSVDSSTLAGVEFRDASLTEQSYYGLASPIDISNPVYSGAPGSLYTYGQSESEYKTTSLFVQQNLSFSNRVIATVGVRHDWLDLSSKGQSWGVAFDESDDFSETSMRGALTWKVTDEVSSYVSYAESVAPPAIGVEPERGEQYEIGVKYRPAGMKALLSASVFDLARDNVTVAVVQGDGTIERQVVGKSRVRGFEIEGKAEIAQNWDVIASYSYLDSEVVKGPENLDGDGNRIDTDGNQFANVPNHLASVWVNYMLPGNGARGDMTFGLGARYVGAYYYAQSNDSGQSKATTLLDAAFSYDITENTGLAINVSNLMDEQHVVGKATAAYYNPGRTVSATLRRTW; encoded by the coding sequence ATGCCCCTGACACTTGCCACGGCCCCGCGCCACCTGTCCCGCCCCCGCTGCCCTGCGGCCCTGCTTCTGGGGTGCACGGCGCTGGTCGCGCTGCCGATGGCGGCGGCCGCGCAGCAGGAGGGCGAGGCCTATCGTCTTGCGCCGATCATCGTCGACATGGGCGTGCAGGCCGATGACGACGCGGCCTCCATCGTGGCGCAGGAACTGTGGGTGGGCGGCAAGGTTGCAACCAGCCTGCTGGACACCCCCGCCTCGGTTTCGGTGGTGACGCAGAAGGAGATGACGCAGCGCGATGCCGGCACGACCGAAGAGGTGCTGCAATATACCGGCGGGATCGTCACCGACTATTACGGCAGCGATGACCGCAACGACTACTTCCTGGTGCGCGGCTATCAGGCCTCGACCTACCGCGACGGGCTGACGCTTGGCTCGATGCGCGGCGTGCGCGAGGAGCCCTATGCGTTCGAGCGGGTGGAGGTGCTGAAGGGCGCGAACTCTACCCTGTTCGGCGTGTCCGATCCGGGTGGCTCGGTGAACTTCGTGACCAAGACCCCGAAATTCGCCCGCTTCGGCGAGGTCTACGGGCAGGTAGGGTCGTTCGAGCAGGCTGAGATCGGGTTCGACTTCGGCGACACGCTGAACGCGGACCAGACCGTCGCCTATCGGCTGACCGGCAAGGTTCGGGACAGCGAGCTGGAATATGACCATTCGCGCGACGACGAGACCTTCGTGATGGGCGGCGTCGCCTGGGCGCCGACCGACGATACCAGGCTGTCGGTGATGTTCGACCATCTCAAGCGCGACGGCACCCCGAACAGTGGCGGCTACCCGCTGGACCGCGAATATGACCGCGGCGATTTCTTTGGCGAGCCGGACTATAACGACCATGATGTCGAGCGCAGCACCCTGACCGCGCTGCTGACCCATGAGTTCGGCGGCGGGCTCAGCCTGCGGGCAAACCTGCGCTACAGCGACCTGACCGATGATTTCGGCTATGTCTATCTGTACGATTTCGAGGGCCGCACCGGCGATGAACTGAGCCGCTATTACTTCGGCACCGACAGCACCGCCGAAGAGCTGATCGGCAACGTGATCGTGCAATATGACACCAGCTTCGGTAGCGTCGACAGCAGTACGCTTGCGGGCGTCGAGTTCCGCGATGCCTCGCTGACCGAGCAGTCCTATTATGGTCTGGCCTCGCCCATCGACATCTCGAACCCGGTCTACAGCGGGGCGCCGGGCAGCCTGTACACCTACGGCCAGAGCGAAAGCGAGTATAAGACGACCTCGCTTTTCGTGCAGCAGAACCTGTCCTTCTCGAACCGGGTGATTGCCACGGTCGGCGTGCGGCATGACTGGCTGGACCTGTCCAGCAAGGGCCAAAGCTGGGGCGTGGCCTTTGATGAGAGCGACGACTTTTCCGAAACCTCGATGCGCGGCGCGCTGACCTGGAAGGTGACGGATGAGGTTTCGAGCTATGTGAGCTATGCCGAATCCGTCGCGCCGCCTGCCATCGGGGTCGAGCCGGAGCGGGGCGAGCAATACGAGATCGGGGTGAAGTACCGGCCGGCGGGGATGAAGGCGCTGCTTTCCGCCTCGGTCTTCGATCTGGCGCGGGACAATGTCACCGTCGCGGTGGTGCAGGGTGACGGGACCATCGAGCGGCAGGTGGTCGGCAAGTCGCGGGTGCGCGGCTTCGAGATCGAGGGCAAGGCAGAGATCGCGCAGAACTGGGACGTGATCGCGTCCTATTCCTACCTCGACTCCGAGGTGGTCAAGGGGCCGGAAAACCTTGATGGAGATGGCAACCGGATTGATACCGACGGCAACCAGTTTGCGAACGTGCCGAACCACCTGGCCTCGGTCTGGGTGAACTACATGCTGCCGGGGAACGGTGCCCGCGGCGACATGACCTTCGGCCTCGGCGCGCGCTATGTCGGCGCCTATTACTACGCGCAGTCGAACGACAGCGGGCAGAGCAAGGCGACGACGCTGCTGGACGCCGCCTTCAGCTATGACATCACCGAGAATACCGGGCTGGCGATCAATGTCAGCAACCTGATGGACGAACAGCATGTGGTGGGCAAGGCGACGGCGGCCTATTACAACCCGGGCCGGACCGTTTCGGCCACGCTGCGCCGGACCTGGTAG
- a CDS encoding helix-turn-helix domain-containing protein, whose translation MSQDPEFVGQTEGITPVAPPQWRRLDGVMGIFWEARGARGANGYYLSNHPRISLFFNDVSSIRISNDPGAARQPGRPMARVLYIPAGMPMWTRFTADHAFSHLDIHLHRDRLLKMLVPALGRSAALEVLARPVETAETRVIDTLAGLLLDEIRAPSRHPLHAETLVAGMVTGLLDLGNAEPDRAGAQLTKRQMRKLVACFRAGGGHGLSVSDMSRAVGLSESWFSHLFKNTTGTTPLQWQLRQRVELAQGLLSGSGLSVADVAGRLGFSDQAHLTKVFRHVTGETPAAWRRTHDAARPALDRPRGPV comes from the coding sequence ATGAGCCAAGACCCCGAATTCGTCGGCCAGACAGAAGGCATCACCCCCGTGGCGCCGCCGCAATGGCGGCGGCTGGACGGGGTGATGGGTATCTTCTGGGAGGCAAGGGGCGCGCGCGGCGCGAACGGCTACTACCTGTCAAACCACCCCCGGATCAGCCTGTTCTTCAACGATGTCTCCTCGATCCGCATCTCGAACGATCCGGGCGCGGCCAGGCAACCGGGCCGGCCGATGGCGCGTGTCCTCTACATTCCGGCAGGCATGCCGATGTGGACCCGCTTTACCGCCGACCATGCCTTCTCGCATCTCGATATCCACCTCCACCGCGACCGGCTGCTGAAGATGCTGGTCCCGGCGCTCGGCCGCTCCGCCGCGCTGGAGGTTCTGGCCCGCCCGGTCGAGACTGCAGAGACACGGGTGATCGACACGCTGGCCGGGCTGCTGCTGGACGAGATCCGCGCGCCCAGCCGCCACCCGCTTCATGCCGAAACGCTGGTGGCCGGCATGGTCACCGGCCTGCTGGACCTGGGCAATGCAGAGCCGGACCGGGCCGGGGCACAGCTGACCAAGCGCCAGATGCGCAAGCTGGTCGCCTGTTTCCGCGCCGGCGGTGGGCATGGGCTGAGCGTGTCCGACATGTCGCGCGCAGTCGGGCTGTCGGAAAGCTGGTTCTCGCATCTGTTCAAGAACACCACCGGCACCACGCCGCTGCAATGGCAGCTGCGCCAGCGGGTCGAACTGGCGCAGGGCCTGCTCTCGGGCAGCGGGCTCAGCGTGGCCGATGTCGCGGGCCGCCTCGGCTTCAGCGACCAGGCACATCTGACCAAGGTGTTCCGCCATGTCACCGGCGAGACCCCCGCCGCCTGGCGCCGCACCCATGACGCGGCGAGGCCCGCGCTGGATCGCCCGCGCGGGCCCGTCTGA
- a CDS encoding siderophore-interacting protein, which produces MQRSLTQFPCTDAPGLVAFWRAEFIEHEVPPQEPEPGVVLADAGFARVTVRAFDGIGEIEVACDDPGVMVDLRSGIDEHMAEFAPTLPPLIWTGAGEAGALPPTFAEARVAGCERVGASWLRMVLTLDPQHLPRFAGAHWHFRLLRPATPGRAPVWPVLNARGTINWPKGEDALLDRVYTVQDLDPGAGTISFDIFRHAGGRTSAWAEALPLNEVVGVMGPGGKAGPEVGAPGDWLLCGGDETALPAILRGIAALPEGTCGRAVLLVGDAADRQPAAARGLDITWLFRSEGATEADLVAALTADSVPAGDTWLWFAASQQAARAVRLHGRDGLMLARDRLSSTAYWQ; this is translated from the coding sequence TTGCAACGCTCGCTCACCCAGTTTCCCTGTACCGACGCGCCTGGCCTTGTCGCCTTCTGGCGCGCGGAGTTCATCGAGCATGAGGTGCCCCCGCAAGAGCCGGAACCGGGCGTGGTGCTGGCCGATGCCGGCTTTGCCCGCGTCACGGTCCGGGCCTTTGATGGCATCGGCGAGATCGAGGTCGCCTGCGACGATCCAGGGGTGATGGTCGATCTGCGCAGCGGGATCGACGAGCACATGGCCGAGTTCGCCCCGACCCTGCCGCCGCTGATCTGGACCGGCGCGGGCGAGGCCGGTGCGCTGCCGCCGACATTCGCCGAGGCCCGTGTCGCTGGCTGCGAGCGGGTCGGCGCCTCATGGCTGCGGATGGTGCTGACCCTGGATCCGCAACACCTGCCCCGTTTCGCCGGCGCGCATTGGCACTTTCGCCTGCTGCGGCCCGCGACCCCGGGGCGCGCGCCGGTCTGGCCGGTGCTGAATGCGCGGGGCACGATCAACTGGCCGAAGGGCGAGGATGCCCTGCTCGACCGTGTCTACACGGTGCAGGACCTGGACCCCGGCGCCGGCACGATCAGCTTCGACATCTTCCGCCATGCCGGCGGGCGCACCAGCGCATGGGCCGAGGCACTGCCACTCAATGAGGTCGTGGGCGTGATGGGCCCCGGCGGCAAGGCCGGGCCAGAGGTCGGGGCCCCCGGCGACTGGCTGCTGTGCGGAGGCGATGAAACCGCCCTGCCCGCGATCCTGCGCGGGATTGCGGCGCTGCCCGAGGGAACATGCGGCCGCGCCGTGCTGCTGGTCGGCGATGCGGCGGATCGCCAGCCGGCGGCGGCCCGCGGTCTGGATATCACCTGGCTTTTCCGCAGCGAAGGCGCGACCGAGGCGGATCTGGTCGCCGCGCTCACCGCAGACTCGGTGCCCGCCGGTGACACCTGGCTGTGGTTCGCCGCCTCGCAACAGGCGGCGCGCGCGGTGCGCCTGCACGGGCGCGATGGGCTGATGCTTGCGCGCGACCGCCTGTCCTCGACTGCCTACTGGCAGTAG
- a CDS encoding TolC family protein, whose amino-acid sequence MFGIGVAKAAFYPSLSLSGNIQPTNISGGGNITTWALGPSLNLPIFTGGTNRANLTRAESKAVQARLAWESAVLTAIEEVESSLAAYRRDARNVAAQQKLVATSSEALELTRTNFSVGAGEFSDVLDSERSYLQAQQSLALALQQQAANFVSLSEAAAGGTQ is encoded by the coding sequence GTGTTCGGGATCGGCGTCGCAAAGGCGGCATTCTATCCGTCCTTGTCACTGTCGGGGAACATCCAGCCCACCAATATTTCCGGCGGCGGCAATATCACCACCTGGGCGCTTGGGCCCTCGCTCAACCTGCCGATCTTCACCGGCGGCACCAATCGCGCCAACCTCACCCGCGCGGAGAGCAAGGCCGTGCAGGCCCGGCTGGCCTGGGAAAGTGCCGTGCTGACGGCGATCGAAGAGGTGGAAAGCAGCCTGGCCGCCTATCGCCGAGACGCGCGCAACGTGGCCGCCCAGCAAAAGCTGGTCGCAACCTCGTCCGAGGCGCTCGAGCTGACGCGCACGAACTTCAGTGTCGGCGCGGGTGAGTTCAGCGATGTGCTGGATTCCGAGCGCAGCTATCTGCAGGCGCAGCAATCGCTCGCCTTGGCGCTTCAGCAGCAGGCGGCGAATTTCGTAAGTCTCAGCGAGGCGGCTGCCGGGGGAACGCAGTAA
- a CDS encoding TetR family transcriptional regulator encodes MIPSLHTYTHVCKERQQLMEIRMRRSKEDAEQTRQAILDAAEELFCSLGVGASTLEKISRRAGVTRGALYWHFKDKGDLLQALHDRSMPVQVVLIETAAKTGHDDPLGLLNTAAIDMLLAFEKDPQQQRMFAIMNSHSPDEEGSAWIAKVNGDLFRTLSTLVKQAHSKGQLSEDFQPKEAAVIMLATVNGLLNEWLRSGKSFPLARLGAKIITRQTEMFRHSPVPVGRRASIR; translated from the coding sequence ATGATTCCGTCTTTACATACATACACGCATGTTTGTAAAGAGAGACAGCAACTCATGGAGATTCGTATGCGCAGAAGCAAGGAGGACGCCGAACAGACCCGGCAGGCCATTCTTGACGCCGCCGAAGAACTGTTCTGCAGTCTGGGCGTTGGCGCCTCGACTCTGGAAAAGATCTCGCGTCGGGCAGGGGTCACGCGCGGGGCGCTGTATTGGCATTTCAAGGACAAGGGCGATCTTCTGCAGGCCCTGCACGATCGCAGCATGCCGGTGCAGGTGGTGCTGATCGAGACCGCAGCCAAGACCGGCCATGACGATCCGCTCGGACTTCTGAATACGGCGGCAATCGACATGCTGCTGGCCTTTGAAAAGGATCCGCAGCAGCAACGCATGTTCGCCATCATGAATTCGCATTCGCCCGATGAAGAGGGCTCGGCCTGGATTGCCAAGGTCAATGGCGACCTCTTCAGAACCTTGTCGACCCTGGTCAAGCAGGCCCATTCAAAGGGGCAGCTGTCTGAGGATTTTCAACCCAAGGAGGCGGCGGTCATCATGCTGGCGACGGTGAATGGCCTGCTGAACGAATGGCTGAGGTCTGGCAAAAGCTTCCCGCTTGCAAGGCTTGGGGCGAAGATCATAACACGGCAGACAGAGATGTTCCGCCACAGCCCGGTGCCAGTCGGGCGACGCGCCTCGATCCGATAA
- a CDS encoding efflux RND transporter periplasmic adaptor subunit: MTHTSRNRLLSTALAALLTATALPMSARAQQMPPPSVTVAPAVVGEYTLTTRLPGRIKASTVAEVRPQVSGIISEELFEEGRWVEAGQPLYKIEDAVYAASVLAAKASVAQAQANYDLAVLDANRAEELLTTNAGSAANRDKAVATRDAAAASLQAAEAQLTSAEIDLDRTTVRAPVAGVIGLSQTNTGSLVGAQQTAALATIRTLDPVYVDVTQSVSDLMRWTVPGKMRDLLQSTEATLLLPNGKTFDQKGLMKAAEPQVEPTTGMVTLRISFPNPDFALLPGLYVEVVMPQATEKDAILVPQTAVMRDAQGGANVWVVEGGKIAVRPVSVLGASGGDWVVTSGLQNGDQIVTSGFQKASPGAEVQIAPAEGAAPAGMAAAEGH; the protein is encoded by the coding sequence ATGACCCATACCAGCCGGAACAGACTACTGAGCACCGCGCTCGCCGCCCTGCTGACCGCGACCGCACTGCCGATGTCGGCGCGTGCACAGCAGATGCCGCCGCCGAGCGTCACCGTGGCGCCTGCTGTCGTCGGGGAATATACCCTGACCACCCGGCTTCCCGGCCGGATCAAGGCCTCTACCGTGGCCGAAGTGCGTCCGCAGGTCTCGGGTATCATCAGCGAAGAGCTGTTCGAAGAGGGCCGCTGGGTCGAGGCGGGCCAACCGCTCTACAAGATCGAGGATGCGGTCTATGCAGCCAGTGTTCTGGCGGCGAAGGCCTCGGTCGCGCAGGCACAGGCCAATTATGACCTTGCCGTTCTTGATGCCAACCGGGCGGAAGAGCTGCTGACCACCAATGCCGGCTCGGCCGCGAACCGCGACAAGGCCGTCGCCACGCGCGATGCCGCCGCGGCCTCGCTGCAGGCGGCCGAGGCGCAATTGACCAGTGCCGAGATCGACCTTGACCGCACGACGGTCCGCGCGCCCGTCGCAGGGGTCATCGGCCTGTCGCAGACCAATACCGGCTCGCTCGTCGGGGCGCAGCAGACGGCGGCGCTGGCCACGATCCGCACGCTTGATCCGGTCTATGTCGATGTCACGCAATCGGTCAGCGACCTGATGCGCTGGACCGTACCGGGCAAGATGCGCGACCTTCTGCAATCGACCGAGGCGACTCTGCTCCTGCCCAATGGCAAGACCTTCGACCAGAAGGGCCTGATGAAGGCCGCCGAGCCGCAGGTGGAGCCGACCACCGGCATGGTCACGCTGCGGATCAGCTTTCCCAACCCCGATTTCGCGCTGCTGCCCGGGCTTTATGTCGAGGTCGTGATGCCGCAGGCCACCGAGAAGGACGCCATCCTCGTGCCGCAGACGGCGGTGATGCGCGATGCGCAAGGCGGCGCAAATGTCTGGGTGGTGGAGGGCGGCAAGATCGCCGTACGCCCTGTCAGCGTCCTGGGCGCCTCGGGTGGCGACTGGGTCGTGACATCGGGGCTGCAGAACGGGGATCAGATCGTCACCTCGGGCTTCCAGAAGGCTTCCCCGGGCGCCGAGGTGCAGATCGCTCCGGCCGAAGGCGCAGCCCCCGCGGGCATGGCCGCCGCAGAGGGGCACTGA
- a CDS encoding efflux RND transporter permease subunit: protein MARFFINRPIFAWVIAIIVMAVGTLSILQLPISQYPSIAGPSIVISANYPGASAETAADTVVQLIEKEMTGLDGLRYISSSTTSTGAVEVTMTFVLGTDPDTAQVQVQNKLAQAEAGLPEAVTRQGVTVEKSATGFLMIAGLVSNDGQRSDIDLADYLSSNIVEPVSRLTGVGKVQVFGSEYAMRIWLDPLKLKYYDLAPSAVVAAISAQNAQISAGAFGAMPAAEGQALNATITAQSLLRTPEDFERIVLRADTDGGLVLLRDVARAELGTENYELAGFYNGKPAAAMAIQLASGANALETAGLVKAKIAELEKDFPAGVSYVIPYDTTPFVTLSIEAVVHTLIEAIVLVVMVMLIFLHNFRATLIPTLAVPVVLLGTFGIMAVLGFSINTLTMLAMVLAIGLLVDDAIVVVENVERIMNDEHLGPKEATEKSMDEISGALVGIAMVVSAVFVPMAFFGGATGEMYKQFAVTIVSAMGLSVAVALIFTPALCATLLKPHAHPGARRQGVLARLGNGFSAWFERNFGRVTNAYVAGVTRVTAGPLRMLIVYALIVGGMVVMYQRTPTSFLPEEDQGSLITIVQLPSGATAGATEAVLRKVEGYWQGAEADNVDAIFSVRGFSFGGQGQNTGLLFVKLKDWEERTAPGSSAQAMVGRAFGPLFFGMREAMVVPFAPPAVMELGNSNGFTGFLTATSGKTHEELLQARNMLLGMAAQNPVLSGVRPSGIEDAPQFRLNIDWAKAGAVGVTAADVGDFLNTVWSSNYVNDFLYQGRVKRVYVQGEPAARSTPEDLAQWRIQNSNGDFVDFSTFATQEWVYGPQQVKRYNALSAMAIEGTAAEGYTSGAAIAAMEQLVTQLPPGFNLQWTGMSLEEKEAGAGAMTLYGLALAVVFLCLAALYESWTIPIAVLLAMPVGILGALVGAWVGGQSNGVYFQVGLLTIVGLTGKNGIMIVEFARERMSSLGETAVEAVRAATRLRFRPILMTSMAFGLGVVPLVLSTGAGSGAREAIGYATLFGTIIGTTLTLFFVPVFFVLIDRVFSRRPKTPAAVAA, encoded by the coding sequence ATGGCACGTTTCTTCATCAACCGCCCCATCTTCGCATGGGTGATCGCCATCATCGTGATGGCGGTGGGCACGCTGTCGATCCTGCAGCTGCCGATCTCGCAATATCCCTCGATCGCCGGCCCCTCGATCGTCATCAGCGCCAACTACCCCGGTGCCTCGGCTGAAACCGCGGCTGATACCGTGGTCCAGCTGATCGAAAAGGAAATGACCGGCCTTGACGGCCTGCGCTACATCAGCTCCTCGACCACCTCGACCGGGGCGGTCGAAGTCACCATGACCTTCGTTCTGGGCACCGATCCCGACACGGCACAGGTCCAGGTCCAAAACAAGCTGGCACAGGCCGAGGCGGGCCTGCCCGAAGCCGTCACCCGCCAGGGCGTCACGGTCGAGAAATCGGCCACGGGTTTCCTGATGATTGCCGGGCTGGTGTCGAATGACGGCCAGCGCAGCGACATCGACCTGGCCGACTATCTCTCCTCGAACATTGTCGAGCCGGTGTCGCGGCTGACCGGCGTCGGCAAGGTGCAGGTCTTCGGTTCCGAATATGCGATGCGGATCTGGCTCGATCCACTGAAGCTGAAATATTACGATCTGGCGCCTTCGGCCGTCGTGGCCGCGATCAGCGCGCAGAACGCCCAGATCTCGGCCGGGGCTTTCGGCGCCATGCCCGCCGCCGAGGGCCAGGCCCTCAATGCCACCATCACCGCGCAATCCTTGCTGCGCACGCCCGAGGATTTCGAGCGGATCGTCCTGCGCGCCGATACCGATGGCGGCCTGGTGCTGCTGCGCGACGTGGCCCGTGCCGAGCTTGGCACCGAAAACTACGAACTCGCGGGCTTCTACAACGGCAAGCCCGCCGCGGCGATGGCGATCCAGCTGGCCTCGGGCGCCAATGCGCTGGAGACGGCCGGACTGGTGAAGGCCAAGATCGCCGAGCTGGAAAAGGACTTTCCGGCCGGTGTCAGCTACGTCATCCCCTATGACACCACGCCCTTCGTGACGCTGTCGATCGAAGCGGTGGTCCACACGCTGATCGAGGCGATCGTGCTGGTGGTGATGGTGATGTTGATCTTCCTGCACAACTTCCGCGCCACGTTGATCCCGACGCTGGCGGTTCCGGTCGTGCTGCTGGGAACGTTCGGGATCATGGCCGTGCTTGGCTTTTCGATCAACACGCTGACCATGCTGGCGATGGTGCTGGCCATCGGCCTTCTGGTCGATGACGCCATCGTCGTGGTCGAGAACGTCGAACGCATCATGAATGACGAACATCTGGGCCCCAAGGAAGCCACCGAGAAATCGATGGACGAGATTTCGGGCGCGCTGGTGGGCATTGCGATGGTGGTGTCGGCGGTGTTCGTGCCGATGGCCTTCTTTGGCGGCGCCACGGGCGAGATGTACAAGCAATTCGCCGTCACCATCGTCTCGGCGATGGGCCTTTCGGTGGCTGTCGCGCTGATCTTCACGCCCGCGCTTTGCGCAACGCTGCTCAAGCCCCACGCCCATCCGGGCGCGCGCCGGCAAGGGGTGCTGGCCCGGCTCGGCAACGGCTTCTCTGCCTGGTTCGAGCGCAACTTTGGCCGCGTGACCAATGCCTATGTGGCCGGCGTCACCCGCGTGACAGCGGGGCCGCTGCGGATGCTGATCGTCTATGCGCTGATCGTCGGCGGCATGGTCGTGATGTATCAGCGCACGCCCACCTCGTTCCTGCCGGAAGAGGATCAGGGCTCGCTCATCACCATCGTGCAACTGCCTTCTGGTGCGACCGCCGGGGCGACCGAGGCCGTGCTGCGCAAGGTCGAGGGCTACTGGCAGGGTGCGGAGGCCGACAATGTCGACGCGATCTTCTCGGTCCGCGGCTTCTCCTTCGGGGGGCAGGGCCAGAACACCGGCCTGCTGTTCGTCAAGCTGAAGGACTGGGAAGAACGCACTGCCCCGGGCTCCTCGGCGCAGGCGATGGTGGGGCGCGCCTTCGGGCCGCTGTTCTTCGGGATGCGCGAGGCGATGGTTGTACCTTTCGCCCCGCCGGCGGTGATGGAACTGGGCAACTCCAACGGGTTCACCGGCTTCCTGACCGCAACCAGCGGCAAGACGCATGAGGAGTTGCTGCAGGCGCGCAACATGCTTCTGGGTATGGCCGCGCAGAACCCGGTCCTCAGCGGCGTGCGCCCGAGCGGGATTGAGGATGCGCCTCAGTTCCGGCTGAACATCGACTGGGCCAAGGCCGGCGCGGTCGGGGTCACGGCGGCCGATGTCGGAGACTTCCTGAACACCGTCTGGTCCAGCAACTACGTCAACGACTTCCTGTATCAGGGCCGGGTGAAGCGGGTCTATGTGCAGGGCGAACCGGCCGCACGCTCGACCCCCGAAGATCTGGCGCAATGGCGGATCCAGAACAGCAACGGCGATTTCGTCGACTTCTCGACCTTCGCCACGCAGGAATGGGTCTACGGCCCCCAGCAGGTCAAGCGATACAATGCCCTGTCGGCAATGGCGATCGAAGGCACGGCTGCCGAGGGCTACACCTCTGGCGCGGCGATTGCGGCGATGGAACAGCTGGTCACCCAACTGCCCCCCGGCTTCAACCTGCAATGGACCGGCATGTCGCTGGAAGAGAAGGAAGCCGGCGCCGGGGCGATGACGCTTTACGGTCTGGCACTGGCAGTGGTCTTCCTCTGTCTTGCCGCGCTGTATGAAAGCTGGACCATCCCGATCGCGGTTCTGCTGGCGATGCCGGTCGGTATCCTCGGCGCACTGGTCGGGGCCTGGGTCGGCGGGCAGTCGAACGGCGTCTACTTCCAGGTCGGCCTGCTGACCATCGTCGGCCTGACCGGCAAGAACGGCATCATGATCGTGGAATTTGCCCGCGAACGGATGTCGAGCCTCGGGGAAACCGCGGTCGAGGCGGTGCGGGCCGCGACGCGCCTGCGCTTCCGCCCGATCCTGATGACCTCGATGGCCTTCGGGCTGGGGGTGGTGCCGCTGGTGCTGTCCACCGGCGCAGGGTCGGGCGCGCGGGAGGCCATTGGCTATGCCACGCTGTTCGGCACCATCATCGGCACCACGCTGACGCTGTTCTTCGTGCCGGTGTTCTTCGTGCTCATCGACCGCGTGTTCTCGCGCCGGCCGAAAACTCCGGCGGCCGTTGCTGCCTGA